The following proteins are co-located in the Polystyrenella longa genome:
- the glyA gene encoding serine hydroxymethyltransferase: MSSAQDTTQSVLQSQDPAIWAAISHEATRQKEGLELIASENYTSAAVMQAAGTILTNKYAEGYPGRRYYGGCEFVDDVETLARDRACKLFGAEHANVQPHAGSQANMAVFMTLLKPGDTFLAMDLSHGGHLTHGMGLNFSGKLYNAVHYGVRESDHRIDFDQVAKLAREHQPKLIIAGASAYPREIDHPKFAEIAKEVGAKLMVDMAHYAGLVAAGLHNNPVEVADIVTSTSHKTLRGPRSGFVLTNAELGKAIDKTVFPGLQGGPLMHMIAGKAICFEEAMQPSFKQYGQQIINNAKVLAETLVAGGIELASGGTDNHLMLADVTTIGLTGKIAEEALDKASITVNKNMIPYDKRKPLDPSGIRIGTAALTTRGMKEDEMRKVGAWILQVLDAADDEKNINQVRTEIQEFTADFPVPGIA, translated from the coding sequence ATGTCGTCTGCTCAGGATACGACCCAATCGGTATTACAGTCACAAGACCCCGCTATCTGGGCGGCCATCAGTCATGAGGCCACCAGACAGAAAGAGGGTCTGGAATTGATCGCTTCCGAAAACTATACAAGTGCCGCAGTGATGCAAGCGGCCGGAACGATTCTGACGAACAAGTACGCTGAAGGATATCCAGGTCGCCGTTATTACGGAGGTTGCGAGTTCGTTGACGATGTCGAAACGTTGGCGCGCGATCGGGCCTGCAAATTGTTCGGAGCCGAACATGCCAACGTGCAACCTCACGCCGGTTCTCAGGCGAACATGGCCGTCTTTATGACATTACTGAAACCGGGCGACACCTTTCTGGCGATGGATCTCTCTCATGGAGGCCATTTGACGCACGGTATGGGGCTGAACTTTTCCGGTAAGCTCTACAACGCTGTTCATTATGGTGTGCGCGAATCAGATCATCGGATCGACTTTGATCAGGTTGCCAAGCTGGCTAGAGAGCATCAACCGAAGCTGATCATTGCGGGGGCATCTGCTTATCCTCGCGAGATCGACCATCCTAAATTCGCCGAGATCGCCAAAGAGGTCGGTGCCAAACTAATGGTCGACATGGCGCATTATGCCGGATTGGTTGCAGCAGGGCTGCACAATAACCCGGTTGAAGTCGCCGACATTGTTACTTCGACTTCGCATAAAACCTTGCGAGGTCCGCGAAGTGGTTTTGTGCTTACCAATGCAGAACTGGGCAAGGCTATCGACAAAACTGTCTTCCCCGGTTTGCAAGGTGGTCCATTAATGCACATGATCGCCGGCAAAGCGATCTGTTTTGAAGAAGCGATGCAGCCTTCCTTCAAACAATACGGACAGCAGATCATCAACAACGCCAAAGTACTCGCCGAGACATTAGTTGCTGGTGGCATCGAGCTCGCGAGCGGTGGAACAGACAACCACCTGATGCTGGCAGATGTTACGACCATAGGCTTGACTGGTAAAATCGCCGAAGAAGCTCTCGATAAAGCGAGTATCACCGTTAACAAAAACATGATTCCTTACGACAAGCGAAAACCGCTTGATCCAAGTGGAATTCGTATTGGTACTGCCGCTTTGACAACCCGTGGCATGAAAGAAGACGAAATGCGGAAAGTCGGAGCCTGGATTCTGCAGGTTCTGGATGCCGCTGACGATGAAAAGAATATCAATCAGGTTCGTACAGAAATTCAGGAGTTCACTGCGGACTTCCCCGTACCAGGCATCGCCTAA
- a CDS encoding CCA tRNA nucleotidyltransferase translates to MADRIEFRLHDNADYAFALQVVQQLQEAGFIAYWAGGCVRDFMLSKIPKDYDVATSARPDDVRKLFGYKKTLAVGAAFGVVIVRSGKRKIADVEVATFRTDLDYIDGRRPTDVVFSTPEEDAQRRDLTFNGLFYDPSSSQIHDFVGGQKDLESGIVRAIGRPADRFEEDKLRLLRTIRFAAHLDFKIEAATWDAICKNADKLGVVSAERISHELRRMLVDPHRVQALKLLSDSGLMDASSFGMMGGEINSHVDEWQLAIQTIEQFTSPDFPLVLAVIEHALLYSSSESREANKHRLETLGRELRLSNQEIDHATWLVLHFRCLQKPQSRPLAELKRLLVSPYANDLLQWEQAAAIAGNEPLDDVDFLQDFLSQTPADVLNPPPLLGGHDLLAAGVPGGPQMKLLLDQIRDAQLNLEISSREEGLELLERLKEQR, encoded by the coding sequence ATGGCAGATCGGATTGAATTCCGTTTACACGATAATGCGGACTACGCATTTGCTCTGCAAGTCGTTCAGCAATTACAGGAAGCGGGGTTCATCGCTTACTGGGCAGGTGGCTGCGTGCGTGATTTTATGCTTAGTAAGATTCCTAAAGATTACGATGTCGCCACTTCGGCTCGACCAGACGACGTTCGCAAGCTGTTTGGTTACAAGAAAACTCTGGCCGTCGGTGCTGCTTTCGGGGTGGTGATTGTTCGTTCCGGAAAACGGAAGATTGCCGATGTTGAAGTCGCCACTTTCAGAACTGATCTCGATTACATCGACGGCAGGCGGCCAACCGACGTCGTCTTCAGTACTCCGGAAGAAGATGCACAACGACGCGACTTGACCTTTAATGGACTGTTCTATGATCCAAGTTCTTCTCAGATCCATGATTTTGTGGGCGGACAGAAGGATTTAGAAAGCGGAATCGTACGAGCAATTGGACGCCCGGCAGATCGGTTTGAAGAAGATAAACTGCGGCTGCTACGCACGATTCGATTTGCCGCTCATCTTGATTTCAAAATTGAAGCGGCCACCTGGGACGCTATCTGTAAAAACGCTGACAAGCTTGGTGTGGTTTCGGCGGAACGGATTTCGCACGAACTTCGGCGAATGCTGGTCGATCCTCATCGCGTCCAGGCCCTGAAATTGCTTTCCGACTCAGGACTCATGGATGCCTCCAGCTTCGGAATGATGGGGGGAGAGATAAACTCGCACGTAGACGAATGGCAACTGGCGATTCAAACTATCGAACAATTCACCTCTCCTGACTTTCCCCTGGTTCTAGCCGTGATTGAACACGCACTCCTCTACTCTTCTTCAGAATCGCGCGAGGCTAACAAGCATCGATTGGAAACGTTGGGGCGAGAACTTCGTCTCTCAAATCAGGAGATTGATCACGCCACCTGGCTCGTCCTACATTTTCGATGTTTACAGAAACCTCAATCGCGTCCACTGGCTGAGTTGAAACGGCTTTTGGTTTCCCCCTACGCGAATGACCTACTGCAATGGGAACAGGCTGCAGCAATCGCCGGCAATGAACCGTTGGACGACGTTGATTTTTTACAGGACTTTCTGTCGCAGACTCCAGCAGACGTATTAAATCCTCCACCCCTGTTAGGAGGCCATGATTTACTGGCAGCGGGAGTGCCGGGGGGGCCGCAGATGAAATTACTTCTCGATCAGATACGCGATGCCCAGCTAAATCTGGAGATCTCCTCGCGGGAAGAAGGACTCGAACTGCTGGAGCGCTTGAAAGAGCAACGGTGA
- a CDS encoding c-type cytochrome domain-containing protein — MNGTHVFRPRLMILLVMLAVSLYSGIGISSSLFAGEKETALRPIRQALLKSSRFAKRKDIAQATQLLDEATQQLEAWKTKYKVAPEDRTYKALLELMEERRADLTDSNEPKGQMPERKNRNSKVSFSRHIIPILQENCFSCHDDQAAGGLQLDTLAGMRKGGKGGRILEPKNPKNSLIMQRLIATGERRMPKDADPLDREQLVVLNDWILQGAEIDQFKVEEEKTESSMEKLQVARPTGNETVSFKKDIAPFFARLCMNCHNDQQSRGGLSMSTFEKLLKGGESGEVLVPGDLDSSRLFRLTGGLELPRMPNNEARLTRKNYEDLKKWIEEGIKYDGDEPSEPLTSLLPDEAELARQRFEKMPEEEFRKHRLDESLQIWKRIGSGNEPTVVETDHFLILGNVPEERLQQAGKWAEQSYSSLQTRFNDSEKPAWKGRLAVFITADRFLHGEFFTYMKKGELENYPAGIVQVTPANATAFVELMDSGDQPTGGTPGMQFQLQHLVTEAFLSRGGVKFPDWFRSGMSQRIVLEDNTIDQKNVWARSLNSRLVGSIKKIAERRSKNGELFTDGFFTPAELDLYGFALVEKLSRYMEPKKLDAVVAAVRAGVDINAAFTQVGVPNMDAIERNLVIELQDRAR, encoded by the coding sequence ATGAACGGGACGCACGTTTTTCGACCTCGATTGATGATTCTGCTGGTGATGTTAGCGGTCAGTCTTTATTCCGGCATTGGAATCTCATCCAGCCTGTTCGCAGGTGAGAAAGAAACTGCGCTCAGACCCATCCGTCAGGCGTTATTGAAATCGTCCCGCTTTGCGAAGCGTAAAGACATCGCCCAGGCGACTCAACTATTGGATGAGGCAACGCAACAGCTCGAAGCGTGGAAAACGAAATATAAGGTCGCCCCTGAGGATCGAACCTATAAGGCACTATTGGAGTTGATGGAAGAACGTCGGGCGGATCTCACGGACAGCAATGAGCCCAAAGGACAAATGCCGGAACGTAAAAACCGCAATTCCAAGGTTTCTTTCTCGCGTCACATTATTCCCATTTTGCAGGAAAACTGCTTTTCCTGCCACGATGACCAAGCGGCTGGCGGACTTCAGCTGGATACCCTCGCTGGCATGCGGAAGGGGGGCAAGGGTGGCCGGATTCTCGAACCGAAGAACCCGAAGAATAGTCTGATTATGCAGCGATTGATCGCCACGGGCGAACGGCGAATGCCCAAAGATGCTGATCCTCTGGATCGGGAGCAACTAGTCGTTCTTAACGACTGGATTCTGCAAGGCGCCGAAATCGATCAATTTAAAGTCGAGGAAGAGAAGACTGAAAGCTCGATGGAAAAACTGCAAGTTGCCCGTCCGACGGGTAACGAGACGGTCTCTTTCAAAAAAGATATCGCGCCATTCTTCGCTCGTCTTTGTATGAACTGTCACAACGATCAACAGTCACGCGGTGGTTTGTCGATGTCCACGTTTGAAAAACTACTGAAAGGGGGCGAGAGTGGTGAAGTTCTCGTTCCCGGAGACTTGGATAGCTCGCGTCTCTTTCGTTTGACGGGTGGTTTGGAACTCCCACGGATGCCGAATAACGAGGCGAGACTGACGCGTAAGAATTACGAAGATCTGAAGAAATGGATTGAAGAAGGAATTAAGTATGACGGCGATGAACCGTCAGAACCTCTGACATCCCTGCTTCCTGATGAAGCCGAACTGGCGCGGCAGCGATTTGAGAAAATGCCTGAAGAAGAATTTCGCAAGCATCGCCTTGATGAGTCTTTGCAAATCTGGAAACGGATCGGTTCAGGTAATGAACCGACAGTAGTGGAAACGGATCACTTCCTGATCCTTGGCAACGTTCCAGAAGAAAGATTGCAACAAGCTGGAAAATGGGCGGAACAATCATACTCATCTCTGCAAACCCGGTTTAATGATTCAGAAAAACCAGCATGGAAGGGGCGACTGGCGGTCTTCATAACAGCCGATCGGTTTTTGCATGGTGAGTTCTTCACTTATATGAAAAAAGGTGAACTAGAAAACTATCCGGCTGGGATCGTTCAGGTGACACCAGCGAATGCAACGGCTTTTGTGGAATTGATGGACTCAGGTGATCAGCCGACTGGCGGAACTCCGGGAATGCAATTTCAATTACAACATCTCGTGACGGAGGCATTTCTCAGTCGAGGAGGAGTTAAATTCCCCGACTGGTTCCGAAGTGGAATGTCGCAAAGAATTGTTCTCGAAGACAACACAATTGATCAAAAAAATGTCTGGGCTCGGAGTCTGAACTCGCGTTTAGTCGGATCAATCAAGAAAATCGCGGAACGTCGTTCGAAAAATGGAGAACTTTTTACCGACGGATTCTTCACTCCGGCGGAACTTGATCTGTATGGATTTGCCCTTGTAGAGAAATTGAGTCGATATATGGAACCGAAAAAACTTGACGCCGTCGTTGCGGCGGTTCGCGCGGGTGTCGATATTAACGCTGCGTTTACTCAAGTGGGTGTTCCGAACATGGATGCAATTGAGCGAAATCTGGTGATTGAACTCCAAGATCGAGCCCGCTGA
- the larE gene encoding ATP-dependent sacrificial sulfur transferase LarE, with protein MPALSTELAYKLEQLLDLLRNYGRVAVAFSAGVDSTVVAKAAQLACGDQAVGVTSSSLSLASGELEEAKRLAELIGIRHQVITTDEFENPDYLKNQSNRCYFCKTELYTQLVGRQQELKVDVIVNGANLDDQGDHRPGMQAAKEHEIRSPLLEIGINKQEVRELAHYWELPVWDKPATPCLSSRIAYGVSVTPERVQRVDAAEQFLKTELNLRELRVRHEANQLARIEVPLEAMTRLLEPTTREQISRKFHELGFEYITIDLEGFRSGSMNAIVPLEQLQIAAGNAN; from the coding sequence ATGCCTGCTCTTTCTACTGAACTCGCGTATAAACTGGAACAATTGCTCGACCTCCTGCGTAATTACGGTCGCGTGGCAGTTGCGTTTTCGGCGGGGGTCGACAGCACCGTCGTCGCCAAAGCAGCTCAGCTCGCCTGTGGAGATCAAGCGGTCGGCGTAACTTCGTCCTCGTTGTCGCTGGCCAGTGGAGAACTCGAAGAAGCCAAACGGTTGGCCGAGTTGATTGGTATACGACATCAAGTCATTACGACGGACGAATTTGAAAATCCTGATTACTTGAAGAACCAATCGAATCGCTGCTATTTCTGTAAAACAGAGCTGTACACTCAGCTGGTAGGGCGTCAACAGGAACTGAAGGTTGATGTCATCGTGAACGGTGCAAATCTTGACGACCAGGGGGATCATCGCCCCGGTATGCAGGCAGCAAAGGAACATGAAATTCGTAGTCCGCTGCTGGAAATCGGAATCAATAAGCAGGAAGTCCGCGAACTGGCCCATTACTGGGAACTTCCTGTCTGGGACAAACCAGCCACCCCCTGCCTTTCCAGCCGAATTGCCTACGGTGTCTCGGTCACCCCGGAACGAGTCCAAAGAGTAGATGCCGCCGAGCAATTTCTCAAAACAGAATTGAACCTGCGTGAACTACGGGTTCGTCACGAAGCAAACCAACTTGCCCGGATTGAAGTCCCGTTGGAAGCAATGACCAGACTCCTTGAACCGACGACACGCGAGCAAATCAGTCGGAAATTTCATGAGCTGGGTTTTGAATACATTACGATCGATCTCGAAGGTTTTCGATCTGGCAGCATGAATGCGATCGTTCCCTTAGAGCAGTTACAGATTGCGGCCGGCAATGCGAATTAA
- a CDS encoding CvpA family protein, with translation MWYDLLIFAILIYAIIRGAMKGLVWQLAAIAAIVLCFFFAESASLLLAPYIGLNPPLDRWVAMLFLYFIFSFASFALARGLKEGLEKAKFDDFDRHLGALFGLVKGVVFSIVLTFFVVTIYDESRTFIMGTHSGYYAAIIMDRMHPVMPEGLSEMLEPYIHKLDSDNIDLQHAHDGHEHTGESGGFKGIDFGSIFSGGSSGSDSGSGDAFDSPFQSPSTNINNNQADPLLIFVRNLPANLVSDQLKSQMITAVEHTAPEDRTELLSHLSSGVPSLMEKVAREWSNGKPQDQTINSSRLEQMLNGIASMYGETELSQRAVRDEIDTALYGLPEPVAQAAVQDWHADLMGFQGDPDPQTTINTPLNERILRQLQRAGIGLNQLSSKLQNQLRATANR, from the coding sequence ATGTGGTACGATCTGTTGATTTTCGCCATTCTTATTTACGCCATCATTCGCGGAGCGATGAAAGGGCTCGTCTGGCAGCTCGCCGCGATAGCAGCGATCGTGCTTTGCTTCTTCTTCGCTGAATCGGCATCCCTGTTGCTGGCTCCCTACATTGGATTGAATCCTCCGCTCGACCGTTGGGTTGCCATGCTCTTTCTGTACTTCATTTTCTCCTTTGCCTCCTTCGCGCTGGCCCGAGGTTTGAAAGAAGGATTGGAAAAAGCCAAGTTCGACGACTTCGATCGCCATTTGGGTGCCTTATTCGGTCTTGTTAAAGGGGTTGTGTTTTCGATCGTACTCACGTTTTTCGTGGTTACCATTTACGACGAAAGCCGTACCTTCATCATGGGAACGCACTCCGGTTATTATGCGGCCATCATTATGGATCGCATGCACCCAGTGATGCCGGAAGGTTTGTCCGAAATGTTGGAACCCTACATTCACAAGCTCGACAGCGACAACATCGACTTACAGCATGCTCACGACGGACATGAGCACACCGGGGAGTCTGGCGGGTTTAAAGGAATTGATTTTGGATCAATTTTCAGTGGAGGAAGTTCTGGCTCCGATTCGGGGTCTGGCGACGCATTTGATTCCCCTTTTCAATCGCCCAGCACCAATATCAATAACAATCAAGCGGATCCCCTTCTGATATTCGTGCGCAATCTGCCTGCGAATCTAGTGTCGGATCAGCTCAAATCGCAAATGATTACTGCCGTCGAACATACCGCTCCTGAGGACCGAACCGAGTTACTTTCTCATCTGAGTAGTGGCGTGCCCAGCCTGATGGAAAAAGTGGCCCGAGAATGGTCGAACGGGAAACCGCAGGATCAGACGATCAATTCTTCGCGTCTGGAACAGATGCTGAACGGTATCGCCAGTATGTACGGCGAGACAGAGCTTTCTCAGCGTGCAGTTCGAGATGAAATCGACACCGCATTATACGGTTTGCCGGAGCCAGTCGCGCAAGCAGCTGTTCAGGATTGGCATGCAGACTTGATGGGCTTCCAAGGTGATCCCGATCCTCAAACCACGATTAACACACCGCTGAATGAACGAATTCTCCGCCAGCTGCAGCGGGCGGGAATCGGCCTGAATCAGTTGTCGAGCAAACTGCAAAATCAGTTGCGAGCCACTGCGAATCGCTAG
- the thiO gene encoding glycine oxidase ThiO, which produces MSDVIVVGGGVIGLSIAWKLAEQGARVQLIEQTQVGREASWAGAGMLPPASLDIATDPLARLRALSHPLWPDWSAQIRSETGIDNGFRPCGALELAYSETELQQTELQLQKEGAEYHLLTASERKAQFPAVSPEIPYTLFLPEMSQVRNPRHLRGLVALCHRHGVEIIEGEPVVGFETVGGKVTGVRTSRSEYQAERICLTTGAWSKQIGSLLGLNVPVRPVRGQIVLLRHQPLPFTSILQHREQYLVPRPDGRILIGATMEEVGFLKANTVSGISNLLEFAAQTVPALSGADVERTWAGLRPGSPDNIPFLGQTSEWDNVYYAFGHFRDGLQLSMGTALVMSQLLLDQETSLDLAPYALERP; this is translated from the coding sequence ATGAGTGATGTGATTGTCGTGGGGGGCGGAGTGATCGGATTGTCGATCGCCTGGAAACTCGCCGAGCAGGGCGCCCGCGTACAATTAATCGAACAGACCCAGGTGGGCCGCGAAGCGTCCTGGGCGGGGGCGGGAATGCTTCCCCCAGCGTCTCTCGATATTGCAACCGACCCACTGGCACGCTTGCGGGCCCTCAGTCACCCACTCTGGCCCGATTGGTCAGCCCAAATCCGCTCCGAAACAGGTATTGATAACGGTTTTAGACCGTGCGGAGCACTGGAACTCGCTTATTCTGAAACAGAACTTCAGCAGACCGAATTACAACTGCAGAAGGAAGGTGCCGAATATCACCTCCTGACAGCCTCCGAACGCAAAGCCCAATTCCCTGCCGTTTCACCAGAAATTCCCTATACGCTCTTTCTTCCCGAGATGAGCCAGGTACGAAATCCCCGACATTTGCGAGGCCTGGTGGCGCTTTGTCACCGGCACGGGGTGGAAATCATCGAGGGGGAACCAGTGGTGGGGTTTGAAACGGTAGGAGGCAAAGTTACGGGGGTTCGAACATCGAGATCCGAATATCAGGCGGAACGCATCTGCCTCACCACGGGAGCCTGGTCGAAACAGATCGGGAGTCTCTTGGGGCTGAATGTTCCTGTTCGTCCAGTACGAGGTCAAATCGTTCTGCTGCGTCATCAACCTTTGCCGTTCACCAGCATATTACAACATCGGGAGCAGTATCTCGTTCCGCGACCGGATGGTCGAATTTTAATTGGGGCGACGATGGAAGAGGTTGGATTCCTGAAAGCGAACACCGTATCGGGAATCTCTAACTTGTTAGAGTTCGCCGCACAGACAGTCCCCGCGCTCTCGGGTGCGGATGTCGAACGAACCTGGGCGGGGTTGAGGCCGGGGTCTCCTGATAATATTCCGTTTCTAGGTCAAACAAGCGAGTGGGACAATGTCTATTATGCCTTCGGCCATTTTCGTGATGGTTTGCAGCTCTCTATGGGAACTGCCCTCGTGATGTCCCAACTTTTACTCGATCAGGAAACGAGTCTTGATCTCGCTCCTTATGCTCTTGAGCGTCCGTGA
- the dtd gene encoding D-aminoacyl-tRNA deacylase: MRAVVQRVSRASVTVEGQVTGQINRGFLVLMGVEAEDSESDIDYLLRKILGLRVFEDADGKMNLDIQEVGGALLVVSQFTLLGDCRKGRRPSFITAAGPDKGRSFYEQFVTQARQTGIDVETGQFQAHMDVELVNDGPVTILLDSHKLF, encoded by the coding sequence GTGCGTGCAGTCGTTCAGCGGGTTAGCCGTGCTTCCGTTACGGTCGAGGGGCAGGTTACTGGCCAGATTAATCGTGGGTTTCTTGTTCTCATGGGCGTTGAGGCCGAAGACAGCGAGTCCGATATCGATTATCTACTTCGCAAGATTCTCGGACTCCGTGTGTTTGAAGATGCCGATGGCAAAATGAACCTCGATATTCAGGAAGTCGGGGGCGCCTTATTAGTCGTGAGCCAGTTCACGCTCCTCGGTGATTGCCGGAAGGGGCGTCGTCCGTCGTTCATTACAGCGGCAGGGCCGGATAAAGGGCGATCATTTTATGAACAATTTGTGACGCAGGCACGGCAGACTGGAATTGATGTGGAAACGGGCCAATTTCAGGCGCATATGGATGTCGAACTCGTGAATGACGGCCCCGTCACCATTCTTCTGGACAGTCACAAACTGTTCTGA
- a CDS encoding Gfo/Idh/MocA family protein, with protein sequence MTAQVNIGIIGAGAVSDFHHVPGIEIDPRARLVAVCDPNEALLQQRQSEWPVHKSYSDYAELAADQDVDAVIIATPNFTHLPIALKCIEEGKHVMCEKPLGLNFAESAKMYRAARDKKVRHMTAFTYRFAPSMRYVKHLLSTGDLGEPRHFRSQRFLEWPETSWGWRQVKELAGAGDLFDMTIHRIDFAQDMLGPIQSICGAVQQFVNRDKQADGTPCDPSEVDDWSSLIGRFASGAVGVWEGSTLMKGYHNDGVGYEWAEVNGSEASAVYKLTDPNHYWIGRPGGNLEQIPVPDDFLVYPGSPRDPKVGKPSTVFRYDLISEFVAAIVEERDAIPGFDHGALAQAVADAVLVSSEEGRWINIDSDLDAE encoded by the coding sequence ATGACCGCGCAAGTTAATATTGGTATTATTGGTGCCGGGGCCGTTTCTGATTTTCATCATGTTCCCGGAATCGAAATCGATCCTCGTGCGCGGCTGGTCGCTGTTTGTGACCCCAACGAGGCTCTGCTTCAGCAGCGGCAATCTGAGTGGCCAGTTCACAAATCGTATTCGGACTACGCCGAGTTAGCCGCCGATCAAGATGTCGATGCGGTCATCATCGCGACTCCGAATTTCACGCACTTGCCCATCGCCCTCAAATGCATCGAAGAGGGAAAACATGTGATGTGTGAAAAACCGCTGGGGCTGAACTTTGCAGAATCCGCAAAGATGTACCGAGCGGCACGCGATAAGAAGGTGCGCCATATGACGGCGTTTACATACCGCTTTGCACCTTCAATGCGATATGTCAAACATCTATTATCAACAGGAGATCTGGGGGAACCTCGACATTTCCGCAGTCAACGTTTTCTCGAATGGCCAGAGACAAGCTGGGGCTGGCGACAAGTTAAAGAGTTGGCGGGAGCGGGCGACCTGTTCGACATGACGATCCACCGCATCGATTTTGCACAGGATATGCTCGGCCCAATACAGTCAATTTGCGGAGCGGTTCAACAGTTCGTCAATCGAGACAAACAGGCCGATGGCACTCCGTGTGATCCCTCCGAAGTGGATGACTGGTCTTCGCTGATTGGTCGCTTTGCTTCGGGAGCTGTCGGGGTGTGGGAAGGAAGCACCCTGATGAAGGGTTACCATAACGACGGTGTCGGTTACGAATGGGCCGAGGTCAACGGAAGTGAAGCCTCCGCAGTGTATAAACTGACGGACCCCAATCACTACTGGATCGGACGACCGGGTGGAAATCTGGAGCAAATACCGGTACCGGATGACTTCCTCGTTTATCCCGGTTCACCACGCGACCCGAAGGTAGGGAAACCCAGTACCGTCTTCCGGTATGACTTGATCAGCGAGTTTGTGGCGGCCATCGTGGAAGAGCGCGATGCAATCCCCGGATTCGACCACGGAGCGCTGGCACAAGCTGTCGCCGATGCCGTACTCGTCTCGTCCGAAGAAGGACGCTGGATAAATATCGACTCCGATCTCGACGCCGAATAA
- a CDS encoding tetratricopeptide repeat protein, whose protein sequence is MSEPEHPSPEPLTPEHFSDAEIPLPESSPPLQGERIAFTGTLASMTHQQAFEMTEQQGGTATQHLGRQNTMLVVGEEGWPLEEDGQPSVKIQEAADLLHIGHPLRILQESEWLQLIELQEPDQESHKLYTPAMLHKALDVSVNQIRAWERRGLIKAVKKVYRLPYFDFQQVAGVRRLLLLLNSGISPTQIESGLRKLESIFPNVDRPLAQLELLVHDHHLLLRDGIGLLEPASGQRFFEFNPSDEDSATEDDESTITFPTESDQDKFSSDNPDVLFQESCRALDSNQLDQALWGFRQAIQLVPTKAEFHFHLAETLYRQNNLAGAIERYHTTVEHDPYYLEAWTQLGCLYAEQNRHPEATRYFQAALALHPDYPDAIYHLAEVLQQLGRHSEAASHWQTYLHLDSRGPWAENARQSLQQWEEQIKGE, encoded by the coding sequence ATGTCCGAACCAGAGCATCCCAGCCCAGAGCCGCTCACTCCTGAGCATTTTAGTGACGCGGAAATTCCCCTGCCGGAATCGTCGCCACCGCTGCAGGGGGAACGCATCGCCTTCACGGGAACACTGGCGTCGATGACTCACCAGCAGGCGTTCGAGATGACGGAGCAACAGGGAGGAACGGCGACCCAACACCTGGGACGCCAGAACACGATGTTAGTTGTTGGAGAAGAGGGCTGGCCACTCGAAGAAGATGGACAACCCTCGGTCAAGATACAAGAGGCAGCAGATCTACTTCACATCGGACATCCCCTGCGAATTCTGCAGGAATCGGAATGGTTGCAACTGATCGAGCTACAGGAACCAGATCAGGAATCGCACAAACTTTATACGCCCGCCATGCTGCACAAAGCATTAGATGTCTCTGTTAATCAAATCCGGGCTTGGGAACGCCGCGGTCTCATCAAGGCGGTTAAGAAAGTCTATCGGCTTCCTTATTTTGATTTCCAGCAGGTCGCCGGTGTCCGACGTTTGTTGTTACTTCTCAACTCCGGTATTTCACCTACACAGATCGAATCGGGTCTGCGGAAGCTCGAAAGCATTTTCCCGAATGTGGATCGGCCCCTCGCCCAGCTGGAACTGCTCGTTCACGATCATCACCTGCTGTTACGAGATGGCATTGGACTACTCGAACCTGCCAGCGGGCAACGATTCTTTGAATTCAACCCCTCAGACGAGGATTCGGCTACCGAAGACGACGAATCGACCATCACCTTTCCCACAGAATCGGATCAGGACAAGTTCTCCTCCGATAATCCCGATGTTCTCTTTCAGGAATCTTGTCGGGCATTGGATTCAAACCAACTTGACCAAGCACTCTGGGGATTTCGACAGGCGATTCAGCTTGTTCCAACGAAGGCGGAATTCCATTTTCATCTGGCAGAGACGTTGTATCGCCAGAACAATTTAGCCGGTGCGATCGAACGATATCACACCACCGTGGAGCATGACCCTTATTATCTGGAAGCGTGGACCCAGTTGGGCTGTTTATACGCGGAACAAAACAGGCATCCCGAAGCGACGCGTTATTTCCAAGCCGCCTTGGCGCTGCATCCCGATTACCCCGATGCCATCTATCATCTGGCCGAAGTTCTGCAACAACTCGGGCGTCATTCGGAAGCAGCATCGCACTGGCAGACGTATCTCCATCTCGACAGCCGGGGCCCCTGGGCCGAAAATGCCCGACAGTCGTTGCAACAATGGGAAGAACAGATCAAAGGAGA